One stretch of Aquisalimonas asiatica DNA includes these proteins:
- the malG gene encoding maltose ABC transporter permease MalG — protein MAMVQPRSIRSRKLAAHLFLIGFVSLIIFPLLLVISISFREGNFATGSLIPERFSLEHWALAFGIPWERADGTVVRPPFPVLLWLWNSVKVAVVSSLLILLLSTTSAYAFARMRFAGKAPMLKGMLIFQMFPPVLSLVALYALFDRLGHFVSWLGINSHGALILASLGAVALHIWTIKGYFESIDSSLEEAAMVDGASVWQAFRYILLPLSLPILMVVFILAFVMSIMEYPMASVLLVDMDQLTLAVGAQQYLAEHNQRWGNFAAAAVLSGLPITVAFLICQRWIIGGLTAGGVKG, from the coding sequence ATGGCCATGGTCCAACCCCGCTCGATCCGCTCCCGCAAGCTGGCGGCACACCTGTTCCTGATCGGCTTCGTGTCGCTGATCATCTTCCCGTTGCTGCTGGTGATCTCCATCTCGTTCCGGGAAGGGAACTTCGCAACCGGCAGCCTGATCCCCGAGCGCTTCTCGCTGGAGCACTGGGCGCTGGCCTTCGGCATCCCCTGGGAGCGGGCCGACGGCACCGTGGTACGCCCGCCGTTCCCCGTTCTGCTATGGCTGTGGAACTCGGTCAAGGTGGCCGTGGTGTCCTCGCTGCTGATCCTGCTGCTCTCCACAACCAGCGCTTATGCCTTCGCGCGCATGCGCTTCGCCGGCAAGGCCCCCATGCTCAAGGGCATGCTGATCTTCCAGATGTTCCCGCCAGTGCTCTCCCTGGTGGCGCTCTACGCCCTTTTCGACCGCCTCGGCCACTTCGTGAGCTGGCTGGGCATCAACAGTCACGGCGCACTCATACTCGCTTCCCTCGGCGCGGTCGCGCTGCACATCTGGACGATCAAGGGGTATTTCGAATCCATCGACAGCTCGCTGGAAGAAGCCGCCATGGTGGACGGTGCCAGCGTCTGGCAGGCCTTTCGCTACATCCTGCTACCCCTGTCACTGCCCATTCTGATGGTGGTGTTCATCCTGGCCTTCGTCATGAGCATCATGGAGTACCCCATGGCATCGGTGCTACTGGTCGACATGGACCAACTCACGCTGGCGGTGGGTGCGCAACAGTACCTGGCCGAGCACAACCAGCGCTGGGGCAACTTCGCGGCCGCCGCGGTGCTGTCGGGGCTGCCAATCACGGTTGCCTTCCTGATCTGTCAACGCTGGATCATCGGTGGGCTGACCGCGGGCGGGGTGAAGGGCTGA